A single region of the Lotus japonicus ecotype B-129 chromosome 4, LjGifu_v1.2 genome encodes:
- the LOC130713148 gene encoding uncharacterized protein LOC130713148, which produces MRILAWNCRGLGNRRAVRAFKMLIHSEAPDVCFILETRLFTAEMLRQRGAGGLFNIFPVQCAGARHSRAGGLCLFWRDGIDVGIISSSLNHIRFSVTDADSHAYMECVAVYGFPEERNKWRTWEMIQRLKPADSIPWCCFGDFNDILSPDDKLGWDPPDVGRLQEHALLRRECGLNEVNYSGNRFTWSNNRHPGNIEERLDYAIINKAWEELWPVTSVYNRTRYKSDHSPILVYCGNRKRGVEKKRERRFRFEELWLQQGEACREVVDGVWGRPSLGITQKITAVGEALDSWGRDVFGDIPKKISEARVLLQRLQRRVPTQEVLDEIRATERELDVLLEHEEIMWSQRSRATWLRHGDRNSRFFHQKASQRRRRNMIECIQDANGREVETDEEIAHVLLSYFQDLFTCSNPSGIEEAVALVANRVSPAHRETLLAAFSREDIEEALFQMHPTKAPGADGLPALFYQKFWAIIGDDVSHFCLQVLQGNIDPGIVNQTLLVLIPKIKIPEHASQFRPISLCNVIFKIITKCIANRLKIILPDLICESQSAFVPGRLITDNALIAFECFHFMKKRIQSRNGIMALKLDISKAYDRVEWPFLQSVMTSMGFPLCWVNLIMRCVSSVSFSILLNGNRQAPFAPHRGLRQGDPLSPYLFILCGEVFSAMINKAVLNSSLHGVKISRSAPVISHLLFADDSVIFARADVQEAECIRNILSSYERASGQAINLDKSILSVSRNVPQNFFHELRQLLGVKAVENFDKYLGLPTIIGKSKSQIFHFVKERVWKKLKGWKERSLSRAGREVLVKAVVQAIPAYVMSCFVLPDGLCDQIEGMISKFYWGGDVSKRSLHWVSWDKLCRAKDEGGLGFRDFKSFNLALVAKNWWRIYHFPNSLFSRVFKAVYFPSGELRGAKRGYRPSYAWSSILKSSRIFERGGRWRLGNGQSVNILHDAWLPNGAPLVYRQDLFEELHLKMVSDLLVNGRWNVSLVEMVFNPASAAVILAVPLPIQSCVDRLFWPGSPDGWYTSKSGYEFLRLENRSLLASLSTAAVVPGPFWTQVWKAHSLPHCKEVMWRACAGYLPVRTALRRRGLDVDPSCPWCGLEEETEVHVLLSCPVIQRIWFAIMGLGVTEDAPLHVVVARMWDGVCETVVDKFITVVYVIWEARNALLFQNRELSLDHVLARVASLEALPRPGALQRSPRAEAAAWSRPAVGWIKVNVDASVRRAMAGFGMVARDEEGALLAAATLAPVMMQSAGLAEALCLRWAMRLALDLGFFSVCFETDSLQLYQWWRRRTRGSSYLDLIISDCRTLALSFANIDVLFVRRSGNRAADFLARGASSFLVWIEEGPPGLDAFVTSDAMASMPV; this is translated from the coding sequence ATGAGGATCTTGGCGTGGAACTGCCGCGGGCTTGGGAACCGGCGGGCAGTTAGGGCATTTAAAATGCTCATCCACTCAGAAGCTCCTgatgtttgttttattttagaGACTCGTTTGTTTACAGCAGAGATGTTACGGCAGAGGGGGGCGGGAGGCCTCTTTAATATATTTCCAGTTCAGTGTGCTGGTGCCAGACATTCTAGAGCTGGCGGGTTGTGTTTGTTTTGGCGTGATGGTATTGATGTGGGGATCATTAGCTCCTCTTTGAATCACATTCGTTTTTCCGTGACTGATGCGGACTCACATGCCTATATGGAATGTGTGGCGGTGTATGGTTTTCCAGAGGAGCGCAATAAATGGAGGACATGGGAAATGATTCAGAGACTAAAACCGGCGGACTCTATTCCTTGGTGCTGCTTTGGTGACTTTAATGATATCTTATCCCCTGATGATAAACTTGGATGGGATCCGCCGGATGTGGGGAGACTTCAAGAACACGCTTTGCTCCGTAGGGAGTGTGGATTAAATGAGGTGAATTACTCAGGGAACCGTTTTACATGGTCTAATAACAGGCATCCGGGTAACATAGAGGAGCGTCTTGATTATGCCATAATCAACAAGGCGTGGGAAGAATTGTGGCCAGTGACTTCAGTTTATAATAGAACGAGGTACAAATCTGACCATAGCCCGATTTTGGTGTATTGTGGGAATCGTAAGAGGGGGGttgagaagaagagagagaggagaTTCAGATTTGAGGAGTTGTGGTTACAACAGGGGGAGGCGTGTAGGGAGGTTGTGGATGGGGTGTGGGGGAGGCCATCATTGGGGATCACCCAGAAAATTACTGCGGTGGGTGAGGCTTTGGACAGTTGGGGGAGAGACGTTTTTGGGGATATTCCAAAGAAGATTTCGGAGGCGAGAGTTCTTCTCCAACGTCTCCAAAGACGGGTTCCGACTCAGGAGGTTCTCGACGAGATCAGGGCGACGGAGCGAGAGCTTGATGTGCTTTTGGAGCATGAGGAGATTATGTGGAGTCAGAGATCGAGAGCGACGTGGCTTCGCCATGGGGACCGTAATTCTCGTTTTTTCCATCAGAAAGCTTCCCAAAGGAGACGGCGTAATATGATTGAATGCATTCAGGATGCAAATGGGAGGGAAGTGGAGACGGATGAGGAGATTGCTCATGTGCttctttcttattttcaggATCTCTTCACTTGCTCAAACCCGTCCGGGATTGAGGAGGCTGTGGCCTTAGTCGCTAATAGAGTCTCCCCGGCTCATCGGGAGACGCTTCTGGCAGCTTTCTCCCGTGAGGATATAGAGGAGGCTCTTTTTCAGATGCACCCAACCAAGGCTCCAGGGGCGGATGGATTACCAGCTTTATTCTATCAAAAATTTTGGGCTATAATTGGAGATGATGTCTCCCACTTTTGCTTGCAGGTGCTTCAGGGTAACATTGATCCAGGTATTGTGAATCAAACCTTGCTTGTTTTAAttcctaaaattaaaataccTGAGCATGCTAGCCAATTCAGGCCCATTAGCCTTTGTAATGTTATCTTTAAGATTATCACAAAGTGCATTGCAAATAGGTTGAAGATTATTTTGCCTGATTTAATTTGTGAGTCGCAAAGTGCTTTTGTCCCTGGTAGGCTTATAACGGATAATGCGTTAATTGCCTTTGAATGCTTTCACTTTATGAAAAAGAGAATCCAGAGCCGGAATGGCATTATGGCACTCAAACTGGATATTTCTAAAGCATACGACCGGGTTGAGTGGCCTTTTCTTCAGTCTGTTATGACTTCTATGGGCTTCCCACTTTGTTGGGTGAACCTAATTATGCGATGTGTATCCTCTGTGAGTTTCTCTATTTTGCTTAACGGGAATAGACAGGCACCTTTTGCTCCTCATCGAGGGTTGCGACAAGGTGACCCTCTATCGCCCTACCTTTTTATTTTGTGTGGGGAAGTATTTTCTGCTATGATTAATAAAGCTGTTTTAAATTCCTCTTTGCATGGGGTTAAAATTTCTAGATCAGCTCCTGTGATCTCACATTTATTATTTGCAGACGACAGTGTTATTTTTGCTAGAGCAGATGTGCAAGAGGCGGAGTGTATTCGTAATATTCTCTCTTCCTATGAGAGGGCTTCAGGCCAAGCTATTAATCTTGATAAATCAATACTTTCAGTTAGCCGCAACGTGCCACAAAATTTTTTCCATGAGCTAAGACAGCTGCTAGGAGTAAAGGCAGTGGAAAACTTTGATAAGTATTTGGGGTTACCGACTATCATTGGAAAGTCGAAGTCCCAGATATTTCATTTTGTTAAGGAAAGAGTTTGGAAGAAGCTCAAAGGGTGGAAAGAGAGGTCTTTGTCGAGAGCGGGTCGTGAGGTACTTGTGAAAGCGGTGGTTCAAGCTATTCCGGCGTATGTGATGTCCTGCTTTGTTCTGCCGGATGGGCTTTGTGATCAGATTGAAGGAATGATTAGTAAATTCTATTGGGGGGGAGATGTTTCTAAAAGGAGTCTTCATTGGGTTTCATGGGACAAATTATGTCGCGCAAAAGATGAGGGTGGACTTGGTTTTCGGGATTTTAAATCTTTTAACTTGGCTCTTGTAGCAAAGAACTGGTGGAGGATttatcattttccaaattcCTTGTTTAGCCGTGTTTTCAAGGCAGTATATTTTCCTAGTGGAGAGCTGAGAGGGGCTAAGAGAGGATATCGGCCCAGCTATGCTTGGTCTAGTATCTTGAAATCAAGTAGGATCTTTGAGAGGGGTGGAAGATGGAGACTTGGGAATGGACAATCGGTGAATATTTTGCATGATGCATGGCTCCCAAACGGTGCACCTTTGGTTTATCGTCAGGATCTTTTTGAGGAATTACACTTAAAAATGGTGTCAGACTTGTTAGTGAATGGTCGATGGAATGTGAGTTTGGTAGAGATGGTTTTTAACCCAGCCTCTGCAGCGGTTATTCTAGCGGTCCCTTTGCCTATTCAGAGCTGTGTTGATCGTCTTTTCTGGCCAGGTTCTCCTGATGGGTGGTATACCTCTAAAAGTGGCTATGAGTTTCTCAGGTTGGAGAATAGATCTTTGTTGGCATCGTTGTCTACAGCTGCTGTGGTGCCAGGTCCGTTTTGGACGCAGGTTTGGAAGGCTCACTCACTACCTCATTGCAAAGAGGTGATGTGGAGAGCTTGTGCGGGTTATCTTCCTGTGAGGACAGCTCTTCGTCGTCGGGGTCTGGACGTGGATCCGTCGTGTCCATGGTGTGGATTAGAGGAAGAAACTGAGGTACATGTTCTTCTCTCTTGTCCTGTGATTCAGCGTATCTGGTTTGCTATCATGGGGCTTGGGGTCACGGAGGATGCTCCACTCCATGTGGTGGTGGCCCGAATGTGGGATGGGGTGTgtgagacggtggtggacaAATTCATTACGGTGGTGTACGTGATTTGGGAGGCTCGGAATGCGTTGTTGTTTCAGAACCGTGAGTTATCCCTTGACCATGTCCTTGCTCGGGTCGCGTCTCTTGAGGCTTTGCCTCGGCCAGGAGCTTTGCAGCGCTCCCCTAGGGCGGAAGCGGCGGCATGGTCGCGCCCAGCGGTGGGGTGGATTAAGGTAAATGTTGATGCTTCCGTGCGGCGTGCTATGGCGGGATTTGGGATGGTGGCGAGGGATGAGGAAGGTGCTCTCCTGGCAGCTGCAACTTTAGCTCCGGTGATGATGCAATCAGCGGGACTAGCAGAGGCACTTTGCTTGCGGTGGGCGATGAGACTTGCTCTTGATCTTGGCTTCTTCTCAGTTTGCTTCGAGACGGATTCCTTGCAGCTTTATCAGTGGTGGCGTCGTCGAACTAGAGGCTCTTCTTACCTTGATTTGATTATTTCTGATTGTCGTACTTTAGCTTTATCTTTTGCAAACATTGATGTTTTGTTTGTTCGTCGTTCCGGTAACCGAGCCGCTGACTTTTTAGCCCGGGGGGCATCCTCTTTTTTGGTTTGGATAGAGGAGGGACCTCCTGGCCTTGATGCTTTTGTAACCTCTGATGCTATGGCTTCCATGCCTGTCTGA
- the LOC130710272 gene encoding blue copper protein-like → MARNMNVLLLALLAATTLFHTSSAQTRHVVGDSTGWTIPTGGASFYTNWAANKTFSVGDTLVFNFANGQHNVAKVTKSAFDSCSGSSPVTLISTGPATVTLTETGVQHFICAFGGHCSAGQKLAVTVVAGKASNNAPAPVPAPKSSPVPAPKSSPVSAPAPAPATTATPPSSAAVPESAPSPAPSSGAVTYTVGDTIGWTVPTNGASAYRTWASGKTFKVGDILVFNYAASAHNVEEVTKQKYDSCNSTSPIATYTTPPVRVTIKKTGAHYFICGVPGHCLGGQKLSINVTGGSSTATPPSSASPSPSPSSSTTPPQDSAAGSLGAAGVFASTVMTITAVFFF, encoded by the exons ATGGCAAGGAACATGAATGTTCTCCTCCTTGCGCTTCTTGCAGCAACCACCTTGTTCCACACCTCATCAGCTCAGACCAGACACGTTGTGGGTGATTCCACCGGCTGGACCATCCCTACCGGCGGCGCTTCATTCTACACCAACTGGGCTGCCAACAAAACCTTCTCCGTCGGCGACACTCTCG TGTTCAACTTTGCCAATGGTCAACACAATGTTGCCAAGGTTACAAAGTCAGCTTTTGATTCTTGCAGCGGTTCAAGCCCTGTTACTCTAATCAGCACCGGTCCGGCGACCGTGACCCTTACCGAGACAGGGGTGCAGCACTTCATCTGCGCCTTTGGAGGACACTGTTCCGCTGGTCAGAAGCTTGCGGTTACCGTTGTTGCCGGAAAAGCTTCTAACAACGCTCCCGCTCCTGTCCCTGCTCCTAAGTCCAGCCCTGTCCCTGCTCCTAAATCCAGTCCTGTCTCAGCTCCGGCACCGGCACCAGCCACCACCGCCACTCCTCCATCAAGCGCTGCCGTCCCTGAATCTGCTCCTTCTCCAGCTCCGTCAAGTGGAGCAGTTACTTACACTGTTGGAGACACCATAGGGTGGACAGTTCCTACCAATGGTGCTTCTGCTTACCGAACATGGGCTTCTGGCAAAACCTTCAAGGTTGGAGACATTCTAG TGTTCAACTACGCAGCAAGTGCACACAACGTAGAGGAAGTGACAAAGCAAAAGTATGATTCTTGCAACTCAACATCTCCAATCGCAACTTACACCACCCCACCTGTGAGAGTTACCATTAAGAAGACCGGTGCTCATTACTTCATCTGCGGCGTTCCCGGCCACTGCCTCGGCGGTCAAAAGCTCTCCATCAATGTCACCGGTGGCAGCAGCACCGCCACTCCTCCTTCATCTGCCTCTCCTTCaccttcaccatcatcatccACCACTCCTCCTCAGGACTCCGCCGCCGGTTCTCTCGGAGCTGCCGGAGTGTTTGCCAGCACGGTGATGACAATCACCGCGGTTTTTTTCTTCTAG
- the LOC130714777 gene encoding uncharacterized protein LOC130714777, with protein sequence MPRPGPRPYECVRRAWHSERHQPIRGTIIQQIFRVVNDAHSPATKKNKEWQEKLPFVVLKAEEIMYSKANSEAEYLNPDTLWDRLNDAVNTIIRRDEATETGDLLPPCVEAALNLGCKPVRTSRSDRHNNPRTYLSPSTQQPPPGSPRPAGGNPLNYARVTTSALASVPVSNSTHQSSKVMGNRSYPFSDNFPSGHHQPLAMEAKPSLNLGSVYPLYYVYDAREPQPRSTALDNPCSDTIFVGRPVITPAPETSGIGLLEHTSYGRFHHAPNRIAKETAVGTTQEESQDGECDLSLRLGQCLHPCSSSKSGSAYGIDDVSLGLSQEGSKFSHLSLQKNQEFCFHPREAGYGTIDPNSRYNVEGGDQNLEATFRKRKAPLGNNEEDGQFCRHLGVPSNRFIGRPGL encoded by the exons ATGCCGAGGCCAGGGCCAAGGCCTTACGAGTGTGTCAGAAGGGCTTGGCACAGCGAGCGCCACCAACCCATTAGAGGAACCATCATTCAACAGATTTTCAG GGTCGTCAATGACGCGCACAGTCCTGCTACTAAGAAGAACAAGGAATGGCAAGAGAAGCTTCCTTTTGTTGTTCTCAAAGCTGAAGAAATCATGTACTCCAAGGCAAATTCTGAG GCAGAGTACTTGAATCCTGATACGCTCTGGGACCGCCTTAATGATGCTGTTAACACAATCATTCGGAGAGATGAGGCTACTGAGACAGGAGACCTCTTGCCCCCATGTGTTGAAG CTGCACTCAACCTGGGATGCAAACCAGTGAGAACTTCGAGAAGTGATCGGCACAATAACCCCAGAACATACCTTTCTCCAAGTACTCAACAACCTCCTCCTGGGTCTCCTAGACCTGCTGGGGGGAATCCCTTAAACTATGCAAGAGTGACAACTTCTGCACTTGCATCTGTTCCTGTGTCAAATTCTACCCACCAAAGTAGTAAGGTGATGGGTAACCGTAGCTATCCCTTTTCAGACAATTTCCCTTCTGGTCATCACCAGCCATTGGCAATGGAAGCTAAACCCTCATTGAACTTGGGTTCAGTTTATCCCTTGTACTATGTTTATGATGCCAGAGAGCCTCAACCAAGGTCGACCGCCCTAGATAACCCTTGTTCTGACACCATCTTTGTTGGCAGACCAGTCATTACTCCAGCCCCAGAGACATCTGGAATTGGTCTTTTGGAACACACATCCTATGGTAGGTTTCATCATGCTCCAAACAGAATTGCTAAGGAAACTGCTGTAGGCACTACTCAGGAGGAGTCACAAGATGGGGAATGTGATTTATCTTTGAGGTTGGGTCAGTGTTTGCATCCTTGTTCCAGCAGCAAAAGTGGTTCAGCATATGGAATTGATGATGTTAGTTTAGGACTTTCTCAGGAGGGCAGCAAGTTCAGTCATCTATCTTTGCAGAAAAATCAGGAGTTTTGTTTTCACCCTAGAGAAGCAGGTTATGGGACCATTGACCCCAATTCCAGATATAATGTAGAGGGTGGAGATCAGAACTTGGAGGCAACTTTCCGGAAGCGCAAAGCACCTTTAGGTAACAATGAGGAGGATGGGCAATTTTGCCGGCATCTAGGAGTCCCATCCAATCGTTTTATTGGTAGGCCAGGTTTGTAG